The DNA sequence CACCATAGGGTCGCCCGAGGAGGGGCTGAGGAGGTTCTTGGTGGAGAGCATGACCTGCCGCGCCTCGGCCACGGCCTCGCGGGCCAGCGGCACGTGCACGGCCATCTGGTCGCCGTCGAAGTCGGCGTTGAAGGCGGCGCAGACCAGCGGGTGGATCTGGATGGCGCTGCCTTCGACCAGCACCGGCTCGAAGGCCTGGATGCCCAGGCGATGCAGGGTCGGGGCGCGGTTCAGGAGGACCGGGCGTGTCTTGATGACGTCGTCCAGCACGTCCCAGACCTCGGGTCGGGCGCGCTCGACAATTCGTTTCGCACTCTTGATGTTGTGCGCCAGGCCGCGGTCGACCAGAGCGTGCATCACGAAGGGCTTGAACAGCTCGAGCGCCATGCGCTTCGGCAGGCCGCACTGGTGCAGCTTCAGCTCGGGGCCGACGACGATCACCGAGCGGCCGGAGTAGTCCACGCGCTTGCCGAGCAGGTTCTGGCGGAAGCGTCCCTGCTTGCCCTTGAGCATGTCCGAGAGGCTCTTCAGCTTGTGGTTGCCCGTGCCGGAGACAGCACGTCCGCGGCGGCCGTTGTCGATCAGGGAGTCGACAGCCTCCTGAAGCATGCGCTTCTCGTTGCGGATGATGATCTCGGGCGCGCCAAGCTCCAGCAGCCTCTTCAGGCGGTTGTTGCGGTTGATCACGCGCCGGTAAAGGTCGTTCAGGTCGCTGGTCGCGAAGCGTCCGCCGTCGAGCTGCACCATCGGACGCAGGTCAGGCGGGAGCACCGGCAGGACGGTCAGGATCATCCACGTCGGCTTGTTCCCGGACTTGCGCAGCGCCTCGACAACTCGCAGGCGCTTGGTGGCCTTCTTGCGCTTCTGGCCCGAAGTCGACTGCATCTCGACCTGGAGCTTCGCGCGCAGCTTGTCCAGGTCGACGCGGTTCAGGATGGCCAGCAGAGCGTCGGCGCCCATGGCGGCGGAGAACACGGTGCCGAATTTCTCGTTCAGCCGCTTGTAGTCGGCGTCAGTGAGGAGCCGGACTGTATCGGTCGTAGCGGGGTCGCGCAGCGACTCCAGTTCCTTGAAGTCGTCCTGGAACTGCATGCGGACGGCGGCCCGCTCTTCCTCGATCTTCTTGCGCAGGGGCTCCGTCTCCGAGGCCGCCTTCGCCATCTCGGTCTCGATGGCCGCGCTGGCCATCAGTTCGACGTCGTTGCGGCGGCGGACGAAGTCCTCCTCCAGGGCAGCGAGCTTCTCTTGCACCAGGGTCCGGAAGGCCTCGACGTGGCTCTCGGCCACGACTTCGTTCGCCGGCACCACCTGTGAGCCTTCGAACTCGATGGCCTTTTTCTGCAGCGTGCCCACGCTCTTGGAGAGCGCCTGCTCCTGGTCCTGCGCCGCCTTCATCAGGCGGTCGATGGCCTGCGTCTTCTCTTCCTCGAGGGCTTGCAGCTCCTCCTCACGGCGCGCCTTCAGCGTGGCGATGGCTTCGTCGCGGTTGGTCTCGATGGTCGTGAGGAGGTCGATGAGGTCCTTCTCGCGGCGGGCCGTCTCCGCATCCATCTCCTGGCGCAGGTGCTCGAGCGCGCGCTTCTTCGCCGCCTCGTCTACGTGGGTGATGATGTACTGGGCAAAGTAGAGGACGCGCTCCAGGCTGCGCGGCGAGATGTCCAGCAGCAGGCCCAGGCGGCTGGGGGTGCCCTTCACGAACCAGATATGCGCGACCGGCGAGGCAAGCTCGATGTGCCCCATGCGCTCGCGGCGCACCTTGCTGCGGGCGACCTCTACGCCGCACTTGTCGCAGACGATGCCCTTGTAGCGGACGCGCTTGTACTTACCGCAGTAGCACTCGAAGTCCTTGGTCGGCCCGAAGATCTTCTCGCAGAAGAGGCCGTCCTTTTCTGGCTTGAGCGTGCGGTAGTTGATGGTTTCCGGCTTCGTTACCTCCCCGTAGGACCAGGACCTGATCTGCTCCGGCGAGGCCAGAGAGATCCGGACGGCGTTGAAGTCGTTGACTTCCAGCAATTCCCTTTACTCCTTCGTCCTGATTCCGTTGCAAGCAGGAGGATCGTGGCGGTGGTCGGGTGTCGGCGGGTTCCGGCCTCGGACCACAAAGGCCACTCCCCGGGTGTCTCGCCCTAGATCGGCTCGCGCTCCTCGGACTCGAAGCCCGTGAGGTTGATGCCGAGCTGCGGCGCTTCCTCGCCGCCCTCCTCCACGAAGGCGACCTCTTCTTCGTTCTCGTTCAGCACCTCCACGGCCAGGCCCAGGCTCTGCAGTTCTTTGACGAGCACCTTGAAGGACTCCGGAATGCCCGGCTCGAGCACGTCCTCGCCCTTCACGATGGCCTCGTAGGTCTTCACCCGGCCCACGACATCGTCCGACTTCACCGTGAGCAGCTCCTGCAGAGTGTGTGCCGCGCCGTAGGCCTCCAGCGCCCAGACCTCCATTTCGCCAAAGCGCTGGCCGCCCATCTGCGCCTTGCCCCCGAGCGGCTGCTGGGTAATGAGCGAGTAGGGGCCCGTTGACCGGGCGTGGATCTTCTCCTCCACCAGGTGGATCAACTTCAGCATGTAAATCTGACCGACGGTGACCGGTTGGTCGAAGGGCTCGCCGGTCCGGCCGTCGTAGAGCGTCTGCTTGCCGTAGACGGGCGGCGCGATGCGGCGCGTCGTCGCGATGTCTTCGGCCAGGCGCTCGAGGTCGGCCAGAGTCGCCTTGCGCGGCAGCTTTTCGCCCACCTCCTGCAGCCAGAGCTCCAGGCAGGCGCGCTTTGCCTCGCCGCGCACGCTCGAGTCGAACACCTTGCGGAAGTCGTAGCCCTTCTCCTTGAGCCACTTCTCGAGTGTCTCGGTGTCGACGTTCTCGCCCCACGTGACGCCATTCCCGGCGTTGATGCCGGGCTTGATGGCGCCCGCCTGCATCGCCAGCCAGGCCCGGGCGAGCTCGTCCTCGATGTCGTGGTCGCGCGCCCCGTCGAAGACCGGCGTGATGGCGCGGAAGCCAAGTACAGAAGCTGCCCAGCCGAGGTGGGTCTCCAGTACCTGGCCGACGTTCATGCGGCTGGGAACGCCGATTGGGTTGAGGATGATGTCGATCGGCGTGCCGTCCGCGAGGTAGGGCATGTCCTCCACCGGCAGGATGCGGGCGATGACACCCTTGTTCCCGTGGCGTCCGGCCATCTTGTCTCCGACCGAGATCTTGCGCTTCTGGGCGATGGACACTCGCACGAGCTGGTTCACGCCGGCGGGAAGCTCATCGTGGTCTTCTCGCTTGAAGACGCGCACGTCGATTACCTTGCCGTGCTGGCCGTGGGGCACGCGCAGGGACGTGTCCTTAACCTCGCGCGCCTTCTCGCCGAAGATCGCGCGCAGTAGCTTCTCCTCTGCCGTCAGCTCCGTCTCGCCCTTCGGCGTGATCTTGCCGACGAGGATGTCGCCCGCCTGGACCTCGGCGCCGATGCGGATGATCCCGTTCTCATCGAGGTCGCGCAGCGACTCGTCGCCGACGTTCGGGATGTCGCGCGTTATCTCCTCGGGGCCGAGCTTGGTGTCGCGCGCCTCGACCTCGTGCTTCTCGATGTGGATCGAGCTGAATTTGTCATCGCGGACCAGGGCCTCGGAGATGATGATCGCGTCCTCGAAGTTGTAGCCCTCCCAGCTCATGAAGGCGCAGAGGACGCTGTGCCCGAGCGCCAACTCGCCCTCGTCCGTGGAGGAGCTGTCGATGAGCGGCGTGCCTGCCGTGACCCGCTGGCCACGCCTTACCTGCGGCCGCTGGTTCAGACACGTGGCCGCGTTCGAGCGCACGAACTTCATCACCGGGTACGACACCTCGCGGCCGTCGTCGTAGCGGACGACTACGGAGCGGGCCGTGGCGCTGATGACTTCGCCGTCACCCTCCGCGACCACTACCTGGCCGGAGTCGATCGCGACCTGGCGCTCGGTGCCGGTCGCGACCAGCGGTCGCTCCGGCCGCAGCAGGGGCACTGCCTGGCGCTGCATGTTCGAGCCCATGAGGGCACGGGGCGCGTCGTCGTGCTCCAGGAAGGGAATAAGAGACGTTGCCGTGCTCAGGATCTGCTTCGGCGACACGTCCATGAAGTCCACATTCTCCGGCGGGTCGGTCTCGAAGCGCTCGCCTCGCCGTACCTCCACTTCGTCGCCGAGGATGTGGCCCTTCT is a window from the Dehalococcoidia bacterium genome containing:
- a CDS encoding DNA-directed RNA polymerase subunit beta; protein product: MPNLIKVQLDSYNWFIKEGLRELFDEISPIQDFTGSKMELRFGDYEFGEPKYSERECRDRDATYAVPLRVSVELLVKETGEVKEQQLFMGDFPLMTPTGTFIINGAERVVVSQLVRSPGVYFTREKDPTSGRNLAFAKVIPNRGAWLEFETSNRDVISVKVDRKRKIPVTTLLRAIDKVEGMRDSELGTAERILSWFEDVDTNPDHRYIATTIDKESPEVKTGTRNRALEDFYKRMRPGDPPTLENARNLVDSLFFNPRRYDLLRVGRFKIDRRLGLDTKSRLARDKFGKSLDDLSDDERRQVEALSRVLTVEDIIGIVKELIRLNNGEGKTDEIDHLGNRRVRAVGELIQNQFRIGLLRMERVVRERMTITDAEEATPSALINIRPVVAAMKEFFGGSQLSQFMDQTNPLAELTHKRKLSALGPGGLSRDHAGFDVRDVHHSHYGRICPIETPEGPNIGLIVSLASYAVINEYGFIETPYRRVVRELRADSPELVGRTAREAVSVKNKVVVEAGQEITPEIAKELKPLGAKHIKVRPYASNEIIYLAADDEEQYVIAQANTPLDEKGHILGDEVEVRRGERFETDPPENVDFMDVSPKQILSTATSLIPFLEHDDAPRALMGSNMQRQAVPLLRPERPLVATGTERQVAIDSGQVVVAEGDGEVISATARSVVVRYDDGREVSYPVMKFVRSNAATCLNQRPQVRRGQRVTAGTPLIDSSSTDEGELALGHSVLCAFMSWEGYNFEDAIIISEALVRDDKFSSIHIEKHEVEARDTKLGPEEITRDIPNVGDESLRDLDENGIIRIGAEVQAGDILVGKITPKGETELTAEEKLLRAIFGEKAREVKDTSLRVPHGQHGKVIDVRVFKREDHDELPAGVNQLVRVSIAQKRKISVGDKMAGRHGNKGVIARILPVEDMPYLADGTPIDIILNPIGVPSRMNVGQVLETHLGWAASVLGFRAITPVFDGARDHDIEDELARAWLAMQAGAIKPGINAGNGVTWGENVDTETLEKWLKEKGYDFRKVFDSSVRGEAKRACLELWLQEVGEKLPRKATLADLERLAEDIATTRRIAPPVYGKQTLYDGRTGEPFDQPVTVGQIYMLKLIHLVEEKIHARSTGPYSLITQQPLGGKAQMGGQRFGEMEVWALEAYGAAHTLQELLTVKSDDVVGRVKTYEAIVKGEDVLEPGIPESFKVLVKELQSLGLAVEVLNENEEEVAFVEEGGEEAPQLGINLTGFESEEREPI